The following is a genomic window from Caproiciproducens sp. CPB-2.
CTGATAATATAGCACGATTTTCAAAGAATGTGACAATAGTATATACCAAAATATTAGTGAAGTAAACCCCCGTCAATGCCATGCTTTATCATATCCCTTTTCGGGGAGCTTATTTTGTCGTATTGATGACCCCGATATTCTGCACAATATAAATCACGCCGGAAAGCAGCGCGAAGAAGGTCGCGATCAGGATCAGGGCGTAGCCCACACCGTCAAAAACCGCAGCGCCCGGCACCCCGCCGAAGGTAAAGGCGGGAATCCATCCCATGGAAACCAGCTCCTCCGCGTACTGGAAAACCAGAATGGCGATGATCGCGATGATCTGGCTGACCGTCTTTGTCTTGCCCCAGTTATTGGCGGCGATCACAACACCGCTGTCCACCGCGACCAGCCGGATGGAGGTCACCATAAATTCCCTCGCGATAATCAGGATCACGCACCAGGAAGCGGCCAGCCTGAGGTCGACAAAACAGACGAGCGCCGACACCACAAGGATCTTATCGGCGAGCGGGTCGAGGAATTTCCCGAAATTCGTAATCTGGTTGTTCTTGCGGGCCAGCTTTCCGTCGTAGTGGTCGGTCAGCGCCGCGCCGGAAAACAGAATCGCCGCCCAAAGATAATGGTGCGGAATCCGGGGGATCAAAAGCACCGCTACAAAAAAAGGAACCAGAACAATGCGCAGAACGGTCAGTTTATTCGGCAGGTTCATTTTCTCTCCTCCTCAAGTATGATTTCTCCGGTCAGGTCACAGTCGACGCATTCGGTTATTTTCACATCCGCAAAGCTTCCGGTTTTCGGCCTCGCACCCTTTGCGGTAAAGAATATTTTTCCGTCTATGTCGGGAGAATCGGCGTACGAGCGGCCGAACCAGCACCCGGCGCAGCGGTCGAACCCTTCCACCAGCACGCGGTAAGTCTTTCCGACCTGCTTTTCGCCCCACTCCTGCATGATGTTCATCTGGTCTTCCATAATCCGTTCCATCCGGCGGCTTTTCACGTCCTCGTCGATCTGGCCGGGCATTTCCGCCGCGGCGGTGCCCTCCTCCTGCGAATAGGTGAAACAGCCCAGCCGTTCAAACCGGATTTCGCGGACGAATTCCGCA
Proteins encoded in this region:
- the pgsA gene encoding CDP-diacylglycerol--glycerol-3-phosphate 3-phosphatidyltransferase, whose protein sequence is MNLPNKLTVLRIVLVPFFVAVLLIPRIPHHYLWAAILFSGAALTDHYDGKLARKNNQITNFGKFLDPLADKILVVSALVCFVDLRLAASWCVILIIAREFMVTSIRLVAVDSGVVIAANNWGKTKTVSQIIAIIAILVFQYAEELVSMGWIPAFTFGGVPGAAVFDGVGYALILIATFFALLSGVIYIVQNIGVINTTK